One genomic window of Cyanobium sp. ATX 6F1 includes the following:
- a CDS encoding ATP-binding protein, with protein sequence MSWRPPPAAQETGLNWRQRLGRWWAEFSLQTKLLAVATLVVSLMMTGITFIALNSIQTDARLSDTRFARDLGLLLSANVTPLVAEGNDRELAAVAERFWRTTRSLRYIFFADPEGVIYLGIPISGTSNSSELLLSRRLELPAELKRRPQNPLVRQHLTPDGAVTDVFVSLVNEGRDLGVLALGINPNETTLASAALTREVTVAVFISIWVLVILGAVFNALTITRPVKELLMGVRAIEGGDFAARIGLPMGGELGELLDGFNLMASRLQSYDEANIEELTAAQVKQQSLIATMADGAVLLDAEGQIVLVNPTARRLFRWEGRNLEGRELTAELPERLAIELQVPLETLLSGAREINDVRCSFGDPARTLRIVLQSVRDASGESLKGIAVTIQDLTREVELNAAQSRFISNVSHELRTPLFNIKSYVETLHDLGDQLTEQEKKEFLAIANDETDRLTRLVNDVLDLSRLESERVWTFEPMELRPAIEQTLRTYKLNADEKGVRLDLEVDAQLPLVRGNWDLLLQVFDNLLGNALKFTAPGGRVALRAYPWPDTCSLDPDASTAAHDDQRPSCALTSPLPRLRVEVADSGSGISMEDQERVFERFYRVENAVHTEAGTGLGLSIVCGILEKHGSRIQIASELGVGTTFWFDLPLEQADGDELRLDAERRSQPTGGMALV encoded by the coding sequence CTGAGCTGGAGGCCGCCGCCGGCTGCGCAAGAAACTGGTCTGAACTGGCGCCAACGACTGGGCCGCTGGTGGGCCGAATTCAGCCTCCAGACCAAGCTGCTGGCGGTGGCCACCCTGGTGGTGAGCCTGATGATGACCGGCATCACGTTCATTGCCCTCAACAGCATCCAGACGGATGCGCGCTTGAGCGACACCCGCTTCGCCCGCGACCTGGGGCTGCTGCTCTCCGCCAACGTCACCCCCCTGGTGGCGGAAGGCAACGACAGGGAACTGGCGGCGGTGGCCGAGCGCTTCTGGCGCACCACCCGCAGCCTCCGCTACATCTTCTTCGCCGACCCAGAGGGCGTGATCTACCTGGGGATCCCGATCAGCGGCACCAGCAACAGCAGCGAGTTGCTGCTCAGCCGCCGGCTGGAGTTGCCCGCCGAACTCAAGCGCCGCCCCCAGAACCCCCTGGTGCGCCAGCACCTCACCCCCGATGGTGCGGTCACCGATGTGTTCGTCTCGCTGGTGAACGAGGGGCGCGATCTGGGGGTACTCGCCCTGGGAATCAACCCCAACGAAACCACCCTGGCCAGCGCCGCCCTCACCCGTGAGGTGACCGTGGCGGTGTTCATCTCGATCTGGGTGCTGGTGATTCTCGGGGCGGTGTTCAACGCCCTGACGATCACCCGTCCGGTCAAGGAGCTGCTGATGGGGGTGCGCGCCATCGAGGGCGGCGATTTCGCCGCCCGCATCGGCCTGCCGATGGGCGGGGAGCTCGGGGAGCTGCTGGATGGCTTCAACCTGATGGCCTCACGGCTGCAGTCGTACGACGAGGCCAACATCGAGGAATTGACGGCGGCCCAGGTCAAGCAGCAATCCCTGATCGCCACCATGGCCGATGGGGCCGTGCTGCTCGATGCCGAGGGCCAGATCGTGCTGGTGAACCCCACCGCCCGGCGTCTGTTCCGCTGGGAGGGCCGCAACCTGGAGGGGCGGGAACTCACCGCTGAACTGCCGGAAAGGCTGGCGATCGAATTGCAGGTCCCCCTGGAGACCCTGCTCAGCGGCGCCAGGGAGATCAACGACGTGCGCTGCAGCTTCGGGGATCCAGCCCGCACCCTGCGCATCGTGCTCCAGTCGGTGCGCGACGCCAGCGGCGAGAGCCTCAAGGGCATCGCCGTGACGATCCAGGACCTGACCCGCGAGGTGGAGCTGAACGCGGCCCAGAGCCGCTTCATCAGCAACGTGTCCCATGAGCTGCGCACGCCGCTGTTCAACATCAAGAGCTACGTGGAAACCCTCCACGACCTCGGAGATCAGCTCACCGAGCAGGAAAAGAAGGAATTCCTGGCGATCGCCAACGATGAGACCGACCGGCTCACGCGCCTGGTCAACGACGTGCTCGACCTCTCACGCCTGGAATCGGAGCGGGTCTGGACGTTTGAGCCCATGGAGCTGCGGCCAGCGATCGAGCAGACCCTGCGCACCTACAAGCTCAACGCCGACGAGAAGGGGGTTCGCCTGGATCTGGAGGTGGATGCCCAGCTCCCGCTGGTGCGCGGCAACTGGGATCTGCTCCTGCAGGTGTTCGACAACCTGCTGGGCAACGCGCTCAAGTTCACCGCCCCCGGAGGTCGGGTGGCGCTGCGGGCCTACCCCTGGCCCGACACCTGCAGCCTGGATCCCGATGCCTCCACCGCGGCCCACGACGATCAACGTCCGTCCTGCGCGCTCACCTCACCCCTGCCGCGGCTGCGGGTGGAGGTGGCCGACAGCGGCAGCGGCATCTCCATGGAAGATCAAGAGCGCGTCTTTGAGCGCTTCTACCGGGTGGAGAACGCCGTCCACACCGAAGCAGGCACCGGCCTGGGGCTCTCGATCGTGTGCGGCATTCTTGAGAAGCACGGCAGCCGCATTCAGATCGCCAGCGAGCTGGGGGTGGGCACCACCTTCTGGTTCGATCTGCCCCTGGAGCAGGCCGATGGCGACGAGCTGCGCCTGGACGCCGAACGGCGCAGCCAGCCCACGGGCGGCATGGCCCTGGTCTGA
- the lpxC gene encoding UDP-3-O-acyl-N-acetylglucosamine deacetylase, which produces MSLWPETYQQAWTLRGPVERCGVGLHSGASTRVRLEPCERPGFWLGALGNGSGGLTRLHPSQVKDTRLCTALQLDQQRLATVEHLLAALVGTGLTHVELRVEGEEVPLLDGSAQGWVEAIAEAGLHPLGEREPLQVLASPICVHQGLGFLTAIPCDRVRLAAAVEYPQAAIGRQLFSLELTPQSFVAELAPARTFGFREQIEQLRAAGLIQGGALENALVCDGDHWINPPLRFADEPVRHKLLDLLGDLALVGLPQAQVFAYRGSHGLHTSMAAALAAQFRPS; this is translated from the coding sequence GTGAGCCTCTGGCCTGAGACCTACCAGCAGGCCTGGACGCTGCGGGGACCTGTGGAGCGATGTGGGGTGGGGTTGCACAGCGGTGCCAGCACCCGGGTGCGGCTGGAGCCCTGCGAACGGCCCGGCTTCTGGCTGGGGGCCCTGGGGAACGGCTCCGGAGGCCTGACCCGGCTGCACCCCAGCCAGGTGAAGGACACGCGGCTCTGCACGGCCCTCCAGCTGGATCAGCAGCGCCTGGCCACGGTGGAGCATCTGCTGGCGGCCCTGGTGGGTACGGGCCTGACCCATGTGGAACTGCGGGTGGAGGGCGAGGAGGTGCCCCTGCTGGATGGTTCCGCCCAGGGCTGGGTGGAAGCGATCGCCGAGGCGGGGCTGCACCCGTTGGGGGAACGGGAACCACTGCAGGTCTTGGCGTCGCCGATCTGCGTGCACCAGGGTCTGGGTTTCCTCACCGCCATCCCCTGCGATCGGGTGCGCCTGGCGGCCGCCGTGGAGTACCCCCAGGCCGCGATCGGCCGCCAGCTGTTCAGCCTCGAGCTCACCCCCCAAAGCTTCGTGGCCGAGCTGGCGCCGGCCCGCACCTTCGGCTTCCGCGAGCAGATCGAACAGTTGCGCGCCGCGGGTCTGATCCAGGGCGGGGCCCTGGAGAATGCCTTGGTTTGCGATGGGGATCACTGGATCAATCCGCCCCTTCGCTTCGCTGATGAACCGGTGCGCCATAAGCTGCTGGACCTGCTGGGGGACCTGGCACTGGTGGGCCTCCCCCAGGCCCAGGTGTTCGCCTACCGCGGGTCCCATGGGCTTCATACGTCCATGGCCGCGGCCCTTGCCGCCCAGTTCCGCCCCTCCTGA
- a CDS encoding BamA/TamA family outer membrane protein: protein MAVSRVSMNRTLRFRGSRGFGAALPLTAASLALVGLLAPGRAQAQQPSSSKPSATPTAQPAAPQSSPTTGQPSTPQPAPSQPAPSQSVPSQSAPPQSQQTDQGPGPGPGPSPAGPPTGETFTPSASEPRVLISEVAVAGLDGHPERERLERAVYDAMASRPGTRVSRSELQNDLSAVYATGWFSDVRIQPTDSALGVKLVVTVAPNPVLQKVEIDPVKAKLPASVIKDTFAADYGKTLNLNALQSRMQELQRWYSDKGYSLARVTGPNRVSPEGVVELQVREGTVSGVEVQFLNKEGSTTNEKGQPIKGKTKPWVVSREISIKPGEVFNRRQLEEDIKRLYGTGLFGDVKVTLKPVPATPGEVVIVLGIVEQSTGSLSGGLGYSQSQGVFGQIQLQDSNLAGRAWDTSFNFTYGQYGGLADISFTDPWIKGDRFRTAFRARVFLSRDVPQIFQSQDNGNFNTVSDVSSDFFKAPSTAIANNIFNSNNLAGRTYANVQEAQQANGALGTNNNWFALDNNSIAIQRVGGSLQLIRPLNGGNPFKKAPWTVVVGLNAQEVRPINFAGDTMPYGVTSTFNGGTTNVSNVICIAYNCATSNQLVGLRLAATRNTLNDARNPTSGNFLSLGTEQFLSVGPNSPTFNRLRGSYTHYIPVNWFKFYKGCRPKRGETADCKQALAFQVTAGANIGQLPPYEAFCLGGSNSVRGFYDCNLGVGRNFGEATIEYRFPLFSIVSGELFIDGGTAFGSQKDVPGNPGELLGKPGQGFSVGTGLIVTTPVGPLRLEVASQDFTSNWRFNLGVGWKF, encoded by the coding sequence ATGGCCGTCTCCCGCGTCAGCATGAACCGCACCCTTCGGTTCCGCGGGTCCAGGGGTTTTGGCGCCGCCCTGCCGCTGACGGCCGCTTCCCTGGCTCTGGTGGGTCTGCTGGCCCCGGGCCGGGCCCAGGCGCAGCAGCCGTCCAGCTCCAAGCCATCAGCCACCCCCACGGCGCAACCCGCCGCCCCTCAGTCGTCACCGACCACAGGGCAGCCCAGCACTCCCCAGCCCGCACCCTCCCAGCCTGCACCGTCTCAGTCGGTACCGTCTCAGTCAGCACCGCCCCAGTCCCAGCAGACGGATCAGGGCCCGGGTCCCGGTCCCGGTCCCAGCCCGGCGGGGCCACCCACGGGTGAGACCTTCACCCCCAGCGCCTCGGAGCCGCGCGTGCTGATCAGCGAGGTGGCGGTCGCGGGGCTCGATGGCCATCCCGAGCGAGAGCGATTGGAGCGGGCCGTCTACGACGCCATGGCCAGCCGCCCCGGCACCCGCGTCAGCCGCAGTGAACTGCAGAACGATCTCTCGGCGGTCTATGCCACCGGCTGGTTCTCGGATGTGCGCATCCAGCCCACCGACAGCGCCCTGGGCGTGAAGCTGGTGGTCACCGTGGCCCCGAACCCGGTGCTGCAGAAGGTCGAGATCGATCCGGTCAAGGCCAAGCTGCCCGCCAGCGTGATCAAGGACACCTTCGCCGCTGACTACGGCAAGACCCTCAACCTCAACGCGCTCCAGAGCCGCATGCAGGAGCTGCAGCGCTGGTACTCCGACAAGGGCTACTCACTCGCCCGCGTCACCGGCCCGAACCGGGTGAGCCCCGAGGGGGTGGTGGAGCTGCAGGTGCGGGAGGGCACGGTCAGTGGCGTGGAAGTGCAGTTCCTCAACAAGGAGGGATCGACCACCAACGAGAAGGGCCAGCCGATCAAGGGCAAGACCAAGCCCTGGGTGGTGAGTCGGGAGATCTCGATCAAGCCCGGCGAGGTGTTCAACCGCCGTCAGCTCGAGGAGGACATCAAGCGGCTCTACGGCACGGGCCTGTTCGGTGACGTCAAGGTCACCCTCAAGCCCGTGCCGGCCACTCCCGGCGAGGTGGTGATCGTTCTGGGCATCGTCGAGCAATCCACCGGCTCCCTCTCCGGCGGCCTGGGCTACAGCCAGAGCCAGGGGGTGTTCGGCCAGATCCAGCTCCAGGACAGCAACCTGGCCGGCCGGGCCTGGGACACCTCGTTCAATTTCACCTACGGCCAGTACGGCGGCCTGGCGGACATTTCCTTCACGGACCCCTGGATCAAGGGGGACCGCTTCCGCACCGCCTTCCGGGCACGGGTGTTCCTCAGCCGCGATGTTCCCCAGATCTTCCAGAGCCAGGACAACGGCAACTTCAACACCGTTTCTGATGTCTCCTCGGATTTCTTCAAGGCGCCATCCACGGCCATCGCCAACAACATCTTCAACAGCAATAACCTGGCCGGCCGAACCTATGCCAACGTTCAGGAGGCCCAACAGGCGAACGGGGCCCTGGGGACCAACAACAACTGGTTCGCTCTCGATAACAACTCCATTGCCATCCAGCGGGTCGGCGGCAGCCTCCAGCTGATCCGGCCCCTCAATGGTGGCAATCCCTTCAAGAAGGCCCCCTGGACGGTTGTTGTCGGCCTCAATGCCCAGGAGGTTCGCCCGATCAACTTCGCGGGCGACACCATGCCCTACGGGGTGACGTCGACGTTCAACGGCGGCACCACCAACGTCAGCAACGTCATCTGCATCGCCTACAACTGCGCCACCTCGAACCAGCTGGTGGGCCTGCGCCTGGCGGCCACGCGCAACACCCTCAACGACGCCCGCAACCCCACCTCCGGCAACTTCCTGAGCCTGGGCACCGAACAGTTTCTGAGCGTTGGCCCTAACTCACCCACCTTCAACCGCCTGCGCGGCAGCTACACCCACTACATCCCGGTCAACTGGTTCAAGTTCTACAAGGGCTGCCGGCCCAAGCGGGGTGAGACTGCTGATTGCAAACAGGCCCTGGCGTTCCAGGTCACCGCTGGCGCCAACATCGGTCAGCTGCCTCCCTACGAGGCCTTCTGCCTGGGTGGCTCCAACTCCGTGCGCGGCTTCTATGACTGCAACCTCGGGGTCGGGCGCAACTTCGGTGAAGCCACGATCGAATACCGCTTCCCCCTGTTCAGCATCGTCAGCGGCGAACTGTTCATTGATGGCGGCACCGCCTTCGGCAGCCAGAAGGATGTGCCCGGCAATCCCGGTGAGCTGCTGGGCAAACCCGGTCAGGGCTTCTCGGTGGGCACCGGCCTGATCGTGACCACACCGGTGGGCCCCCTGCGCCTGGAGGTGGCCAGCCAGGACTTCACCAGCAACTGGCGTTTCAACCTGGGTGTGGGCTGGAAGTTCTAG
- the purC gene encoding phosphoribosylaminoimidazolesuccinocarboxamide synthase: MTTIELGPLLYEGKAKRVYRSADPERLAVEFKDDATAFNALKKAQLEGKGTLNCRISALLFERLEAAGVPTHYLGLLNPSWMVVRPVRIVPIEVVIRNLAAGSLCKQLPITTGTRLDPPLLDLYYKDDALGDPLLTEARLAWLGLVSADQRAAIEALARRVNGELQPFFAALGLQLVDFKIELGFTNAGELVVADEISPDTCRFWDLDVEDSQDRILDKDRFRQDLGGVIEAYGEVLKRVQGACPQARIYQ, translated from the coding sequence ATGACGACGATCGAACTCGGCCCGCTGCTCTATGAGGGCAAGGCCAAACGCGTCTACCGCAGCGCCGATCCCGAGCGACTTGCGGTGGAGTTCAAGGACGACGCCACCGCCTTCAATGCCCTCAAGAAGGCTCAATTGGAGGGCAAGGGAACGCTGAATTGCCGCATTTCCGCCCTGCTGTTCGAGCGCCTCGAGGCCGCCGGGGTCCCCACCCACTACCTGGGACTGCTCAACCCCAGCTGGATGGTGGTGCGGCCGGTGCGGATCGTGCCGATCGAAGTGGTGATCCGCAACCTGGCCGCCGGATCGCTCTGCAAGCAGCTGCCGATCACCACCGGCACCCGCCTCGATCCGCCCCTGCTGGATCTCTATTACAAGGACGACGCCCTGGGCGATCCCCTGCTCACCGAGGCCCGCCTGGCCTGGCTGGGCCTGGTGAGCGCCGATCAGCGCGCCGCGATCGAGGCTCTGGCCCGCCGGGTGAATGGGGAGCTGCAGCCGTTCTTCGCCGCCCTTGGCCTGCAGCTGGTGGATTTCAAGATCGAACTGGGCTTCACCAACGCGGGCGAGTTGGTGGTGGCCGATGAGATCAGCCCCGACACCTGTCGGTTCTGGGACCTGGATGTGGAGGACAGCCAGGACCGCATCCTGGACAAGGATCGATTCCGGCAGGATCTGGGCGGTGTGATCGAGGCCTACGGGGAGGTCCTCAAACGGGTCCAAGGGGCCTGTCCGCAGGCCCGCATCTACCAGTAA
- the purD gene encoding phosphoribosylamine--glycine ligase — protein MTTPETAPESFPETAPSPSRVLLIGSGGRENALAWALARCHGVERVWVAPGNGGTAELQGCEALALAETDGDGLLAAALERRIELVVVGPEGPLAAGLADTLRAGGLAVFGPGADGARLEASKQWAKALMLEAGVPTALHWAAASRGQALAVLEQHPQPLVVKADGLAAGKGVTVAETLAETRAAIEEVFAGRFGAAGAALVLEERLSGPEVSVFALTDGRGMVLLPPAQDHKRIGEGDTGPNTGGMGAYAPAPLLDAAGLEQVRRTVLEPTLAALRARGIDYRGVIYAGLMLTAAGPKVIEFNCRFGDPECETVMPLLGPELAAVLLACARGDLGQAPELTIAPGCSACVIAAAAGYPGEVRQGDAITGTLGASEQLQLFHAGSRRGTDGVCRTAGGRVLAVVAQAEDFDAAFAAAYEGLSQVHFEGITFRRDIGHQVRRP, from the coding sequence ATGACCACCCCAGAGACCGCCCCAGAGAGCTTCCCAGAGACCGCCCCCAGCCCGAGCCGGGTGCTGCTGATCGGCTCGGGGGGGCGCGAAAACGCCCTGGCCTGGGCCCTGGCCCGTTGCCATGGGGTGGAGCGGGTCTGGGTGGCGCCCGGCAACGGCGGCACCGCCGAGCTGCAGGGCTGCGAGGCCCTGGCCCTGGCCGAAACCGATGGCGACGGCCTGCTGGCGGCGGCCCTTGAGCGCCGCATCGAGCTGGTGGTGGTGGGTCCGGAGGGTCCCCTGGCGGCCGGCCTGGCCGACACGTTGCGCGCCGGCGGTCTGGCGGTGTTCGGACCCGGCGCCGATGGGGCGCGCCTGGAGGCCAGCAAACAGTGGGCCAAGGCGCTGATGCTGGAGGCGGGGGTGCCCACGGCGCTCCACTGGGCGGCCGCCAGCCGTGGGCAGGCCCTGGCGGTGCTGGAGCAGCACCCCCAGCCGCTGGTGGTGAAGGCCGATGGCCTGGCCGCCGGCAAGGGGGTGACCGTGGCCGAAACCCTGGCGGAAACGCGCGCCGCGATCGAGGAGGTGTTCGCCGGCCGCTTCGGGGCCGCCGGCGCCGCCCTGGTGCTGGAGGAACGACTGAGTGGGCCTGAGGTGTCGGTGTTCGCCCTCACCGATGGCCGCGGCATGGTGCTGTTGCCCCCGGCCCAGGACCACAAGCGCATCGGCGAAGGGGACACGGGCCCCAACACCGGCGGCATGGGGGCCTATGCGCCGGCGCCCCTGCTGGATGCGGCAGGGCTGGAGCAGGTGCGACGCACGGTGCTGGAGCCCACCCTGGCGGCCCTGAGAGCGCGCGGCATCGACTACCGAGGCGTGATCTACGCCGGTCTGATGCTCACCGCGGCTGGCCCGAAGGTGATCGAGTTCAACTGCCGCTTCGGCGATCCGGAATGCGAGACGGTGATGCCCCTGCTGGGGCCTGAACTGGCGGCGGTGCTGCTCGCCTGCGCCCGGGGGGATCTGGGCCAGGCCCCGGAGCTGACCATCGCCCCCGGTTGCAGCGCCTGCGTGATCGCCGCCGCCGCGGGCTACCCGGGGGAGGTGCGCCAGGGCGATGCGATCACCGGCACGCTGGGGGCCTCCGAGCAGCTGCAACTGTTCCATGCCGGCAGCCGTCGGGGGACGGACGGGGTCTGCCGCACGGCTGGCGGCCGGGTGCTGGCGGTGGTGGCCCAGGCCGAAGACTTCGACGCGGCCTTCGCCGCCGCTTACGAGGGTTTGTCCCAGGTGCACTTCGAGGGCATCACCTTCCGGCGGGACATCGGCCATCAGGTGCGTCGCCCCTAG